The Rosa chinensis cultivar Old Blush chromosome 7, RchiOBHm-V2, whole genome shotgun sequence DNA segment GTGAAGGGTACCAGTTGATGTCGGATGGTTTGTAATCAAAAGCATATTTAAATGTTGTAGCAGCTGCACCATATATCCCAGAGAAAATTTCAAACAATTGACTAACAAGTTAGGTATCTTTCAATATTTTCTTATGATAAAGATATGAAACCAATATACTGAAATGAATTGACTGATAAGTGGATTACCTTGTGAACCCACTCAAACTCCCCGCCTCTAGGATCAAATGTCCCGTGCTGTAGACTGATCAATTTAAGGGTAAAATGAGGACCACATTCCTGATTGTTTAAGACAGGAAAGATCATTAAGATCTACATTTATAAATGATACAATaaagaataaagaaataaacgtAAACTGCATGCTATGGTAGATGTGGCAATACCCTGCCTTCCTATGTCACATAAATGGACCAAGAACGAAACATAAGGACATTTCAAGTGGTGGAGGAAATTCAGCCAGGGCCCTAGGCCAAACCAGATCGAGACAAGAAAGCAAATGCAAGaggaacaaataaataattgacACCAACCTGTGGGCGCGCAAATGGTTTTGCTTCAGTAATAGCGTCAGCTTTGGAATCCTTGGTCTTTTTGCCCTTTACTTCAGCTTGTTTAGTCTCTTTGGTTTCAAAAATGTACCTGAACACATAGAAATTAATGATCATCAGTAAACAAAAAGCTCTACAACAAAGGAAAGTATATAAGATCACAAGTATAAGAAAGGATCACTGCAAGAACTAAAAATAGCAAAGGAGGCACACAGATGATGCCGGAAGAATATAAAATCTCGCTGGTTGTGGAAAGTTACAACTCGCCGACCACGAAAATTTGGTTCTTGAGGGAAAAGTGTATTAATCTGAAGAAAGCAGGTGAAAGAAGAAAACGATTAGGAGCTTGAAGGTAATCCATCCTTACATAAGAAACCACTTGAAACtaattgtacaaggaaaaaaaaaatgaaattaccaCACTGTGTGATGAGGtgtatttgaaccaaaaagtCCAAAATGCATCTAATATAATGTGagaaaaaatttcaaacaaGTTAAGGATTGCAACCTCCCAATACGATGACCAAGGCGTGTTGTAAAGTTGTTTAATACAAGCTCAAGCTCATGACTGGTTGGATTTCCATGATTATACAGGCATGCCAAATAAagaataaggaaagaaaatgacAGTTAACACACCCTACATTAATTCCCCAAAGATGAAAAATTAATACTTTGCAGAATTTTATTCTTTTGGACTCTTTCAAGATTTTTAATCTCAATGACTCCTCTTTTCACCaactgaagaaaataaaaacctttCATCGCAATATGTGGCAAAACAGTATAAAGATGGTACTGTTTTGATACATGCAACATATAGCAACGAACCTTGATATCCTTCCGTAAAACAAGCTTTGAGAGCTTAAAATGGGCAGTAGGTCCATTAGGTAAGCCAATAATTAGGAGAGCATCTGAAAAATAATTGCAGTAGTTGAAGTCAGATAAAAAACAACAGGGAAAATATGGGGACgatctcatttcacacagaatttAGAAGTTAAAGACATCAGAAGCAAAGTCTGAGAGACCAACCTGGTTCCCGGCGATTGGTATGAACAACAATTAAAGAAgtgaatttatttttatttgcatacTCTATAATCTGCAACAAGGAAAAAGATTACATATATTAACTGTTTGAACTTCATGTTTGTTACattgaaaaagtgaaaaacaaatTGATATAAAAGACAGAAATGGTACCTTTTTCAAGTCATAAGTGCCTCTTTTATAGTACTGTGCATTTGGGATCACCGAAAGTAGTTCCTCTATAAAAGCAGGACCCCTCTGAAAACCACTGAAACAACAAAAAGCATAAACCTTAGCACACATTGGCAATCACCTTGTCATAAAATATATCAGTTCCGTAACCAACAAAAGCTAAAATGACATTGAAAACAAGTAAAAGACCAATACATACAGAAGAATTAAATCGGCAAGTGGTGATCAATATCTTCAGATTCGATTCACGCTTCAAAACCGCACTAAACTCATCCGCATCATTTCTAACAAACAACTGCAAACTCACTAATAACCTGCCACCATATATCTCATCCTTCTTCCCAATTAGTACTTCCCTCTTCAACTGCTTTTAACATCCTATTCAGTGACCACTTGCTGATTTGCAGGGATAAGAAATCAAAGCGACATTCTTTCATAGTTTCTGAGTTCAGTATTCTTACAATCATCTTCATTGAGCACCATTTCAGCACTTCCTGTAGTCTCTCCCTGAACTTCGAATTTGCTCTGATCATCTGCGGCTTCATCgtctaataaaaataaaattgagttAATTGAGTTGAAAGCAGAAAACGATTTTATTGTTGACACCCCCATGGCATTCATGCCTTATTTTTATAACTtgagacaagaaaaaaaagtacaaaaccTCAAATTGCATATAAAGTCAAATATAGCAGATACAGGCAATGACATAGGAAATTTGAAAATGTTCATTATTCACTACCAAATTTTGTTCACTAGGGGACACCATGAACAGATTGCACAATAAATGAGGTTTATATGCGAGTATACTATGCTACAAGAACAACTAAAGAAGCTTACCATTTAATTAATCAAAACCATCGGTATTAGAGGGATCATCCAAATCCTGATTGTTTTTCACcttctttccttttcctttccgtagtttctttgtctttttcttgTCATTGGCCGCTTTGGTCAAGTTATCTAGTGAAATGACAAGAGCAAACCGCATTGAGTTCATTTTGAATGCAAAATTCTGACCAAGTAATTAACAAGTTAACATTTAACAAAGCTAGAACTCCACTTTACCTTCAATAGAGATCTGAACAACTTTTCTCGAATCaccattgttttcttttctctttttctctttctcatctCTGAAGGTCCTGAACTTTTATCTGGAAACAATTCAATACAATATCAACTTGTTTATACTTTATTCTCTTCTCATCATAAACCTACAGAGCAAAACTTCAACTTTCCAGGCCAGATTATCCAAGTGTCTTCTGTCTACTACATAATGGACATCAATTACACACATTCATGTATTGATTTTTGttctaaaatccaaaacccttTCTCTACTAACTTCATTCTACATAATCCCAGAAGCATTCAAGTCAATTCAAACAGCAAAatgaaccaaaaacaaaacttgaatcaaagtgcAAGAGATTAAAGCGACGAACCCTTTTCAACTGGCTCCAAATTTCTCTAGGCAAGCtccttgtttttcttcttgtccTTGACTCCCATCTTCTCTCTGAGTAAATAGCTCAACTATAGAACTGAGACTACCTTATCTTACTTAATTGAAACcaatgcaagaagaagaagaaggtatcTAAACCTTAAGGAAACGAACCAAAATATGAGACCAAGTTCGGAACTTGACTGAACTTGACTAATTTCGCAGGTGTTGTGTGTCTTTGGCTCATGGATTGTCTCGGATTCGAGAGAAGACTTCGACCGGGTGCTTCAATGGAGATTCTTTTTAGGGTTGAGTTGGGGTTTGGCCAGAGATGAGTAGACTTTCAAGAACTAGAGAAGACGACGGCATTATGAGGTTTTGATTAGAGTTTGGTGGCTGTGATTGGATTTGGTGGAAGAAGGTGTCGGAGCCAAGGCACGATGTTGACGCCTTGAAGAGGAGTTGAGGCTTCTGGGAGAGAAGAgaataagagaagaagagaagaaataccCCGTCTAGATCTCTGGGCAGAAGAAATACCCTAATCGAGAAGAACCCAACTCGATTGGTCAGAACCCAAATCCCTCATTTCAGCAGAATGAAAAACCCCCCAAATTGAACCCAACTCGAACCCTAATCGAGTAGAACCCAAATCGAATAGAATCTAAATCCAAACTTTGAAAGATGGTGATTTGTGATGGCTAAGTGTTttgagaagatgatgaagaaaagcTCCAGATTTTGCTCTAAGTGAAGAAAAGCTAAGGGTTTCTCTCTCAGACATGAAAAATGGCCAAGGCATTAAGTGTGCCCTCGAGTTGCCTAAGGCAATaggcattaattttttttttttttaagtcagaCAGACAGCGTATAGATACGTTTACGTTGTCTGATTTGTTACATAGCTAAGGGAATGAAAGATGGAAATTTCCTGCCTTTGCAATCAAAATATTAGGTTTCGCGCTTAGGCTAGTCatttctcattcacacaacagaaatagttcattCTATTGTTGGAACTTGCAAGCGTAACAAACAATTGCAGCCGAATTTTCTCGTTTTGGGGggaatgaatgtcattttggagCCATTTCCAAATTTTGGTACTCAGTTGCACAACAgaacattaaaaaccattgtatgatgatttgcagGTATACTCCTACAACGGAAGTAACTAAACAGTTGTCTAATTTAATGGCATCTAgggtacaatttggagccaaatttgactcaatggtaggagggaaatatgccggtctttttttttcattcagacaacagataatcTTTCTTTCCGTTGTGTCATCAACTCCTAACTAGAAGTTTTAGAATTTGAGCATCTTTATACAACGAAGAtttattaaatgtgttgtatgattcaattGTTGTCAACAGATAACAGAGGATTTGTTCTCCGTTGTGtgatcaccgttgtgtgatgcagtttttggtgtagtggttTCATTACTTTTGAAGGTGGAAGAATGGTTCATCAGTCTTACAGCTTTTATAATGGGTATAATGGCAGTAATGTTGAAGCTCCTCTGATTCCTCAGGTATATGCATACGGAATAGAAGTTTTTTCTCTTCTCTAAGATCCAAGAATTTTCCAATTTCTTTAAGTGGTTTTGTAATTTAGTACATGTTTCTGATTTGATGATTGAGAAGTACAATGACATGTACAGGAGTGGAAGGTAGtattaaaatcattttttcttagttCTATGTATCAGCTTATATTAGAATAATATACTAGCCCCAAACCAAACAATCGACAACTAACATacagctgtgctcattcgtctgaggcctactgccactcaaccctttttctgcgtcccagatggttactagATAttagcctgatgtctcacacttacgcatatttgggtgtgcagtttatgggCCCATTGTGTCGCCACAGTGCACCAAAATAGGTCCTCAAAGAGGATTagacatttatgttggatatgactctccaaccattatctgctacttagaacccttgacaggcgatctatttaccgctagatttgtggattgtcactttgatgagacagtcttcccgtcgttagggggagataagaacaataatgttcaacaagaacgacatgaattgtcgtggtctgtccccactttgtctcatcttgatccccgaaccccATAGTCCGAGATTGAAATGCGgagaattcttgatcttcagaacgtagcagactctatgcttgagacgttttctgatatcactaaagtgacaagatcacatatacttgtTGCAAACGTGGccgcaaggattgatgtccctaaaaatcatggacatggtgccacccctagaggtattgggcatggcaccgccaccactaatggtgatggcaatgtggctcaagccaggctcccagcaaggaaatgtgggaggcccaaaggttcgatggattctcacccaagaaagaaagctagTTTGGCACAAacagatccattaatcatcgacatatataacccgtctcatgaaaatatttcagattatggttatgtccaagagacatcattgggggacgcttcaatgttagaaccaattccagagaatagagagatctccgtgaattacactagtatacatgagacgttgaatcgagattctattatccttaatgatgtgtttgcatattctattgctcaaggaattatagaacatgatgatatcgaacctcgctctgttgaagaatgtcaacaaagagcagattggcctaaatggaaagatgtgatccatgttgaattggattcactaacaaaacaaagagacaggtatttgggcctataacgttGACACCCCcaaatataaagcctgttggccataaatgggtctttgttagaaagcgtaatgagaaaaatgaggttgttagatataaagcccaccttgtggtgcaaggtttctcacaacgccctggaatcaactacgaggagacatactctcccgtaatggacgttataacattccgctaccttgtcagtttggtagtttctgaaaaacttaacatgcagcttatggatgtggttacagcatatctctatggggatcttgattcagatatatatatatatatatatatatatatatatatatatatatatatatatatatgaaggttctagatggacttcaattacccaagtcaagtggctctaaaccacggagcgcgttttcaataagattgagacgctcactatatggattgaaacaatccggacggatttgctataaccatctaagtgactacttgattgggaagggatatgtcaacaatgaaatatgcccatgcatgtttataaacaggacaagttctggatttgcaattgtagcagtttatgtcgatgacatgaacctaattggaactctagatgagttaaaggaaactactaaatacttgaaatctaaatttgagatgaaagatcttgggaaaatacGATTTTGCCTcagactagaactcgagcaccgtagtgatgggattatgatccatcagtcagcatatactcaaaaattattaaggcgctttaatgaagataaagcaaagtttgtaagtactcccatgatcggtcgtagtcttgagcctgaaaaggATCCGTTttgtccaagggatgaggacgaagacttattagaggctgaagtgctctatctaagtgcaatagactcattattatacttagctcaatgcacaagaccggatatctcattcgcagtaaacttgtttgctcgacacagttctgcgccaacacgccgccattggattggtgtaaagacaatctttcgatacttgagaggtacgattgatatgggcttgttttgtccctacagagaaaaaagaaataacggaagtgtgggatcggactccacaaggctaAACGCCACTCTCCGTGCCCCTCATCCCcttcatcaaaatgacaacgatgtcttgatgggttttgctgatgcagggtatctctctagccctcacaaaggtcactcccaaatgggttatgtctttaccatgggaagcactgcgatatcttggaggtctacaaagcagactcttgttgctacttcctcaaatcatgccgagattattgctctacatgaagctgtgcgagaatgcatatggctaaggtctatagttAGACGCATTCGAGGAActtatggtttgaagtctaccacagatgaacctacatgcatttatgaagataatgcagcttgcattgagcaaatgaagttagacttcatcaagggcgacaacaccaagcatatatcgcctaagttcttttacaatcagcaacaacatgcacttctaaatattgaagtgaaccaaatctgatctgaggataatgtagcggacttatttactaagtcgttacccaaatccaccttcaagaaacatgtgaagagcatcagattaagaaagttatccgaactcccatgattgtagcaatcagggggagatattgatatcagggggaggtatgatgtctacatgttcgatctcaaagagtgaaggaagtgttgtgctctttttgtcattCGACTAGGTTTATTTTTGTTccacatggtttttgttacctggcaaggtttttagtgaggcaacgatcaaaacgccatcaccaagtttgagcggcacaagggggagtgttgaaggatgtcgacatcgtgtgcctctacaaactagggtttagagttgtaataggaaagtgttataggtattcaattgtattcggattctattaccttttgtgtccttataactccctatataaagggctcatattatcaataataaacatacaattacaattctctacaacaagtAGGAGTTACTGCTGAATGTAAAAATTGGTCCAAGAGGTTGAAGATGCTATGAAAAACAAGACTTCTGGGAACGAAGCTGATACACTGGAAGAGGACGTTCATGCTAGAAAATTAAACAAGCTGCAGAATATGTATACTGCGTATGTCAAGGATCGCTTTAAAGACTGCCATCACTTAAACACACTCCAAGAATTTTGGCAATGAAGCTGTAGCTGTGGGAGTTTAATATGTAAGCAGAGAGAAGTTGGAGGGTGGTGAACAGGTCATAACAGAAACTTGGTTACGTTTTACTCAACTCAAATGTTTATGTGCAGCCCTTTCAGAAATTCAATTTTGTTCAGTTTGGTAAAAGTCTACTCAAATACCGAGCGCACAAAACTCATGAACTAGACTTAAACTATGGAACATGAAACAAGAATCAAATAAATCTTTCTCCTGCAACAGATAATTTGTAAGGTATAGTCAACAACAAAGGCAACTGTAAACATTTAGAATGTAATTTTTATTCAGCTTGCTTCAAAGTCCATGTCAATTTAGTCACTTGATGGAAATAAAAGGCCAGAAAACCTTACTGATAAACCTCGGAAGCAAATGTAAAGTATAAATGTTCTTTTTTTAAAGCTCACTCTTTTTGTGAATTATTTCAGAAAAATGAATTGAACAGGTAAACTTCTAAAAGACCAGCACATGATAGCATCACGCAACGTACTGGTACAAGTTATAGTTTTTCTGGTCCCTTTCCAGGTACTCACGATCGATGAGATTTTGAATGCGCCCCTTAATGGATTTGATGTTAGGCTTGAAAGTCTGCCTCAACTGCTCAACACACTCCAGAACCAATTGCTGATGACCCAAAACTTTCTACTCCTTCATAATCCGCACGATTGCAGCTTCAATAGCATATCGCCTATCTTTGTTAACAACATCTTTTACCTCCTTTGCTTCAGCCATCCAATCCCAGTCGCCGCTGATCCATGCTCCACGGCCTCGAAGAAATCTCGGCCTTCTAAGCCTTGCTGGTCCGAGTTCGACTCCGACTAATGGGTTTGAGTTCAACTGCAACCAGAAAAGGAGAAGAGGACATGGGTGCataaatcagattttttttttaagtaatgtgacagaaggaaagaaaaaaaatttttgAATGTATATTTGGGgaaaatagacgtctattagagggcaatagacgttttaaaatttatataatcttttttttttttttttcctttaatcaaagttctatttgtctaattttaggaagattagttccaaTTCCGGCTATCGAAAgttctactggggggcaatagacgtctattgtcctTCTATTGGGGGAAATAGATGTCTGTTGGGGGTAATAAACCTTTCcagtgaggttttcagaaaagtccgaTGGACGGcggccggtgatcggaatccgacAGCCGATGATCGGACTCCGGTGAAGTCTCATATGGTTTCCCTctcatctattttttttttctctctctctctctaggtaacaaaggggtaaggataaaatggtattaaaaaaaaaaaaaaaatcttaatggggtattagggaagaacTCAATCTTAATAGAGTATTTtgagtaagagggaattaaaaaaaggatctttgacccaaagcaccaaaataaataaaaattatctcacttactccagtaacagatttttattcctactaaccCAATTTGTAGTAAAATGATAATTCTGTCCTCTACCTAATTAAACAACTACTTTATGccactctctccctctctttcatctgatatatatatatatatatatatacagatcctatccagagcggagctccgctttgaaattaacttgtgaagtttgagtttttggtcacttttcggtaacatatccacatctcgaccgttcaatttttaggtactagtgtatagatcatctctgcaaattttcagccaagttgatgattgttaaggtatctcTACATTGCCATCAAGGCCGACTCCGTCTCCGACTTCAAACTTGGTTCGCACCGTGAAAAAATTCAAGGCTAACTTTGGAGGAGAGATTGTTGCGCTGGAGACTTCTTCTGATTACGGATTGGCTTCTAAAGTCCACAGACACCTGACTTGATCTTGCACCAATTCCAGAGTTCATAATGGTAATTAGTTTAATATTCTATCAaaattctctttaatttgaaTTATGAAATCTTACTTCATGGTGCAGATGGTTAAAGATCGAAGTCTTTAACTCTCAATTATGAATAGGGACAAAAGAGTACTGGGTGGTGGGTCATTTGCATTTTTAGATGAATTGGTTAGCTAGTGGGAGGCTTTCTTTTGCTAAAGCTCTCAGACTCAGTGAACGAATAATGGAGGTTCAGCAAAGAAGGATTTTTGTCTTTATCTTAATATTTAATTGCTTCTTCTACTCTCTATAAGAAAACACGTCAGATATTTATAGACTTGCTTGTTTGACCGGAAGCATTTTCAAAATGCTAAGGCCAtatgtgtgcgcgcgcgcgcgttcttttttggtaaaatgagggcagaaaaaaataaaataaaatgttttattgtctcccaataaacatctattggggggcaatagacgttttaaattgatgtaatctctttgtttttttttttttttttttttttttttttctgtaatcaaagttttatttgtctaaatttagggagattagttctcattctggcGACTGAAAGTCTTATTGAGGGGCAacaaacgtctattgggggacaatacattgctgatagtcgtctattgaggggcagtaCATgattgatagtcgtctattagggggcaatagacgtctattagggagcaatagactattggggcaatagacgtctattgcccctctattatgAGGCAATggatgtctattgggggaaaaaaaacatttccggtgagattttcagcaaatttagGTGGGCGGCGGCTTGTGACAGGATTAAGGccgccggtgaccggaatctggcaaccggtgaccg contains these protein-coding regions:
- the LOC112180569 gene encoding ribosome production factor 1, with the translated sequence MVIREKLFRSLLKNFAFKMNSMRFALVISLDNLTKAANDKKKTKKLRKGKGKKTMKPQMIRANSKFRERLQEVLKWCSMKMILKREVLIGKKDEIYGGRLLVSLQLFVRNDADEFSAVLKRESNLKILITTCRFNSSRGPAFIEELLSVIPNAQYYKRGTYDLKKIIEYANKNKFTSLIVVHTNRREPDALLIIGLPNGPTAHFKLSKLVLRKDIKNHGNPTSHELELVLNNFTTRLGHRIGRLINTLFPQEPNFRGRRVVTFHNQRDFIFFRHHLYIFETKETKQAEVKGKKTKDSKADAITEAKPFARPQECGPHFTLKLISLQHGTFDPRGGEFEWVHKDFEW